A genomic window from Lineus longissimus chromosome 17, tnLinLong1.2, whole genome shotgun sequence includes:
- the LOC135501811 gene encoding ADP-ribosyl cyclase/cyclic ADP-ribose hydrolase-like: MLKLGLVLFLCGAVANAAYEGPGSKENLHQTLMVRCQQFRALVFEKRLMSEHDRDGLAHCEAIVVAFLGAFKDKGPCDVTPSSYDKVIKMTMKSLGSDKVTLWSGVNYPIQYLKEFAKAIGLYALETGTFLGYMGDGLVFCGQKGGEGINYENCPRWGECENGGDAVGNFWKSISKAFASTAEGKVKILMMGSGKEGWHAYRPGSVLGSVELPMIFTTSRVKSLEPLLVHEPGKPITDNCGTGSMEEMEHLIKQHGIGYTCTNNPPALQAVICKHYPGVPSCQESKEWNNSVEEEGRNGYAIHESNSNGEGFRYY; encoded by the exons ATGTTGAAGTTGGGTTTAGTTTTGTTTCTATGCGGCGCCGTGGCTAACGCCGCCTACGAGGGGCCGGGAAGCAAGGAAAATCTCCACCAAACATTGATGGTGCGATGTCAGCAGTTTCGAGCACTCGTTTTTGAAAAAAGACTTATGTCAGAGCACGA TCGTGATGGTTTGGCACATTGTGAGGCGATCGTGGTGGCCTTCCTCGGTGCATTCAAGGACAAGGGACCATGTGACGTCACACCCAGCAGCTATGATAAAgtcatcaagatgaccatgaaatCACTTGGGTCGGACAAG GTGACGTTATGGAGCGGTGTGAACTATCCAATCCAATATCTGAAGGAGTTTGCAAAGGCAATTGGCCTGTATGCTCTGGAGACTGGAACATTTTTAG GTTACATGGGAGATGGACTTGTCTTCTGTGGTCAGAAAGGAGGCGAAGGAATCAACTACGAGAACTGCCCAAGGTGGGGCGAGTGTGAAAATGGCGGAGACGCCGTGGGAAACTTCTGGAAATCTATCTCAAAAGCG TTTGCCTCTACTGCTGAAGGCAAAGTGAAAATTCTGATGATGGGCTCTGGGAAAGAGGGTTGGCACGCATACAGACCGGGAAGTGTGCTCGGCTCAGTTGAGCTCCCAATGATCTTCACCACCTCCCGGGTCAAGTCCTTGGAACCTCTGCTGGTACACGAACCAGGCAAACCTATCAC GGATAACTGTGGTACAGGAAGTATGGAGGAGATGGAGCATCTAATCAAACAACACGGCATCGGCTACACGTGTACAAATAACCCACC TGCGCTGCAAGCGGTCATCTGCAAGCACTATCCCGGTGTCCCATCATGCCAAGAGAGTAAGGAGTGGAATAACTCCGTAGAAGAGGAAGGACGCAATGGGTATGCAATTCACGAATCCAACTCGAACGGGGAGGGATTTCGGTATTACTAA
- the LOC135501287 gene encoding uncharacterized protein LOC135501287: protein MELAAWACVLSMAWMAVQAQCPTGPRDVCCGPQKYEDWDNCLCTMSMDPSTDSYIPFCGCSENVGSWCCSGNSGSRRSLERFERHSHRYAAADVVNATLVDMLEKVDECRDKDRGLVAIVYKIITGLLSRCSRAIHFNEGAIEEACAIFIDRELFITQPTDCHSCIYMPFIHSKRQTTSIS from the exons ATGGAATTAGCTGCGTGGGCTTGCGTGTTGAGCATGGCTTGGATGGCTGTTCAGGCCCAGTGCCCTACTGGACCAAGAGATGTATGCTGTGGCCCTCAAAAGTATGAAGACTGGGATAACTGTCTGTGCACGATGTCAATGGATCCTTCCACAGATTCATATATACCTTTTTGCGG TTGCTCTGAAAACGTTGGATCCTGGTGCTGCTCTGGTAATTCCGGTAGCAGGAGGAGTCTGGAAAGGTTTGAGAGACACAGCCACAGATATGCCGCTGCTGACGTGGTGAATGCGACGTTGGTCGACATGTTAGAAA AGGTTGATGAATGTCGCGATAAAGACAGGGGTCTAGTTGCAATAGTTTACAAAATCATCACGGGCCTATTGTCTCGCTGCTCTCGAGCTATCCATTTCAATGAAGGAGCTATAGAGGAGGCCTGTGCAATTTTCATTGACAGAGAATTATTCATAACCCAGCCAACGGATTGCCACAGTTGTATTTACATGCCTTTTATACACTCCAAGCGGCAAACAACGTCCATATCTTAA